The Pygocentrus nattereri isolate fPygNat1 chromosome 2, fPygNat1.pri, whole genome shotgun sequence genome has a window encoding:
- the pfdn2 gene encoding prefoldin subunit 2 has translation MAANSSGGKSGGGKQATPSPEQVVATFQRMRQEQRSMASKAAELEMEINEHSLVIDTLKEVDPSRKCYRLVGGVLVERTVKEVLPALENNKEQISKIIESLNTQMQAKGRELTEYRERYNIRLVSEDDKQGKGNTSQAKESEGGGSKSGAGVLVS, from the exons ATGGCAGCGAACAGCAGCGGCGGAAAGAGTGGAGGAGGAAAGCAGGCTACTCCCTCTCCAGAGCAG GTGGTGGCCACGTTCCAGAGGATGCGGCAGGAGCAGCGCAGTATGGCCTCAAAGGCTGCTGAGCTGGAGATGGAGATCAATGAACACAG CCTGGTCATTGACACACTGAAAGAAGTAGATCCCTCACGGAAGTGCTATCGCTTAGTGGGTGGCGTGCTTGTAGAGAGAACAGTTAAAGAAGTCCTGCCTGCGttggaaaacaacaaagaacag ATATCAAAGATCATCGAGTCGCTCAACACACAAATGCAGGCAAAAGGGCGGGAGCTGACAGAATACCGGGAACGCTACAACATCCGACTGGTTAGCGAAGATGACAAACAGGGCAAAGGAAACACCAGTCAAGCCAAAGAAAGTGAAGGAGGCGGGTCTAAAAGTGGTGCTGGAGTGCTTGTGTCTTAA
- the nit1 gene encoding deaminated glutathione amidase: protein MSKIISALKASFSPRPMLLCGTLRRTLLLFPNSHLPRRSQTGRMASSHPLAAVCQMTSTPDKEANFTACKRLVEQSKDGGASMVFLPEGFDYIGSNREETLQLSESLQGDLITRYTQLAKKLNVWLSLGGFHERGHDWENDRRIYNSHVIINGQGEVVSVYRKGHLFDVELTGKGVSLKESAFTIPGPSLVPPVQTPVGKVGLGICYDLRFPELSLALQRQGAEILTYPSAFTVATGVAHWEVLLRARAIETQCFVLAAAQVGAHHAKRSSYGHAVAVDPWGVVMGDCGGTDVGVAMVEIDLLRLQDIRKDMPVQQHRREREYYSALD from the exons ATGTCAAAGATCATCTCGGCTCTGAAAGCTTCGTTCAGTCCGAGGCCGATGCTCCTGTGCGGTACGCTGAGGCGGACTCTGCTGCTGTTTCCTAACAGTCATTTGCCGCGGAGATCTCAGACTGGCAG gATGGCCTCATCACATCCTCTGGCAGCAGTTTGTCAGATGACCTCAACCCCAGACAAAGAAGCCAATTTCACCGCATGCAAACGTTTAGTCGAGCAGTCCAAAGATGGTGGGGCAAGCATGGTCTTCCTACCTGAGGGTTTCGATTACATCGGCTCAAATCGAGAGGAGACACTACAGTTGTCTGAAAGTCTACAGGGTGACCTCATCACCAGATATACACAGCTAGCCAA GAAGCTGAATGTCTGGCTTTCTCTGGGAGGTTTTCATGAAAGAGGGCATGACTGGGAGAACGACAGACGAATCTACAACAGCCATGTCATCATCAATGGACAAG GTGAGGTTGTCTCAGTGTACAGGAAAGGTCACCTGTTTGATGTCGAGTTGACGGGGAAAGGCGTGTCTCTAAAAGAGAGTGCTTTCACCATTCCTGGACCAAGTTTAGTGCCCCCTGTTCAAACACCTGTTGGAAAG GTAGGACTGGGTATCTGTTATGACCTGCGCTTTCCAGAGCTGTCATTGGCTCTCCAGAGACAGGGGGCAGAGATCCTGACATATCCATCAGCATTTACTGTGGCAACAGGAGTTGCCCACTGGGAG gTGCTCTTGCGAGCCAGAGCCATTGAAACCCAGTGCTTTGTTCTGGCTGCTGCCCAAGTAGGAGCACACCATGCGAAACGATCATCATACGGACATGCAGTAGCTGTGGATCCATGGGGCGTGGTCATGGGGGACTGTGGGGGGACAGATGTTGGTGTGGCTATGGTGGAGATTGACCTGCTGAGACTACAGGACATCAGAAAGGATATGCCAGTCCAACAGcacaggagggagagagagtactACTCTGCTCTGGACTGA